The following are from one region of the Vibrio hyugaensis genome:
- a CDS encoding sigma-70 family RNA polymerase sigma factor has translation MASNSTLTQIIQQWQAGNKQAESDLYQFAYLQLRKIAQQERERNAEKYGTDNKVLSDSVNSTTALIHDAYLKMSNCDMSEIETKRDFFLMAAKVMRQILIDNARSHQAQKRQHITLMKEEEDRFEQLIIMDKALDNFSVRYPRQSNALKLKYLMGMKNQEICELLECSASLIEKDLKFSRSWLQSRMAHA, from the coding sequence ATGGCTTCCAATTCTACCCTGACGCAAATTATCCAGCAGTGGCAAGCAGGCAATAAACAGGCGGAAAGTGATTTATACCAATTCGCTTACCTGCAACTGCGTAAAATCGCTCAGCAAGAGCGAGAGCGCAACGCAGAGAAATACGGCACCGACAATAAGGTACTGTCGGACAGTGTGAACAGCACTACAGCGCTGATCCATGATGCTTACTTAAAGATGTCCAACTGCGACATGAGTGAGATTGAAACTAAGCGTGATTTCTTCCTAATGGCCGCCAAAGTAATGCGTCAAATCTTGATCGACAACGCACGCTCACATCAAGCGCAAAAACGCCAACACATCACCTTGATGAAAGAGGAAGAAGATCGCTTCGAGCAACTCATCATCATGGACAAAGCGCTCGACAACTTTAGTGTGCGCTATCCGCGCCAATCTAACGCGCTAAAGCTCAAGTATCTGATGGGCATGAAAAACCAAGAGATCTGTGAACTACTTGAATGCAGCGCCAGTTTGATTGAAAAAGACCTTAAATTCTCACGCAGCTGGCTGCAATCAAGAATGGCGCACGCTTAA
- a CDS encoding SPOR domain-containing protein: protein MEMKKAHYSSRIVQSGLSLGLLVACAQFSTSVFAEGFLCQASQASNKELPVLEQSCPIGKGVWGKKVPQGGNDFFWIQCGLLPKPMSLAKAKPIYGKITTDVWMKPEQKSYRCLIGPYTEFAKASQDLQRVKTLSTYKEAFIRVVGKGGTAPVEQTKPMPKPVSKPKPVEPVTASRPDTGAFKAKEVPAKQTVKQTSATQVAAKPAKMTKPAQPVISSNNVQVRLKTILQGKTFVVPYLVENNNQFYMEHGKPWNRLNYASSKQVCQQLAMNLASASEFKTLRGSGVMEKNNWPLQLPYWGKDKKGLFADREPNQLTGTSLLNVICVK, encoded by the coding sequence ATGGAAATGAAGAAGGCACACTACTCCTCTCGTATCGTCCAATCCGGCTTGAGCCTTGGGTTGCTGGTGGCGTGCGCCCAGTTTTCGACATCGGTATTTGCGGAGGGTTTTCTTTGCCAAGCCTCTCAAGCGAGTAATAAAGAACTGCCAGTACTTGAGCAATCTTGTCCGATCGGGAAAGGGGTGTGGGGAAAGAAAGTGCCGCAAGGAGGCAATGATTTCTTCTGGATCCAATGTGGTCTGTTACCAAAACCGATGTCTTTAGCCAAAGCCAAGCCGATCTACGGCAAAATCACCACTGATGTTTGGATGAAGCCAGAGCAAAAAAGCTACCGTTGTCTTATTGGCCCTTATACTGAATTTGCCAAAGCTTCTCAGGACTTACAGCGAGTCAAAACCCTGTCGACCTATAAAGAAGCCTTTATTCGTGTTGTCGGCAAAGGCGGTACAGCACCTGTGGAACAGACGAAGCCAATGCCCAAGCCAGTTTCGAAACCAAAACCAGTCGAGCCAGTGACCGCTTCTCGACCTGATACAGGGGCATTTAAGGCCAAAGAGGTACCCGCAAAACAAACCGTCAAACAAACCTCGGCGACCCAAGTTGCCGCAAAGCCTGCCAAAATGACTAAGCCTGCTCAACCTGTGATCAGCAGTAATAACGTTCAGGTACGTTTGAAAACCATCTTACAAGGTAAGACGTTTGTGGTGCCGTACTTGGTTGAGAATAACAACCAGTTCTACATGGAACATGGCAAGCCGTGGAATCGCTTAAATTACGCGAGTTCGAAGCAAGTGTGTCAGCAATTGGCGATGAACTTGGCGAGCGCGTCTGAGTTTAAAACGCTGCGTGGCTCTGGTGTGATGGAGAAAAATAATTGGCCATTACAATTGCCGTACTGGGGTAAAGATAAGAAGGGTTTGTTTGCTGACCGAGAGCCCAATCAGTTAACAGGCACCTCGTTGCTGAATGTGATTTGTGTGAAGTAA
- a CDS encoding ABC transporter permease, with protein sequence MFSFLVKRLFQALIVMFVISLVAFAIQDNLGDPLRELVGQSVSEAERQALRDELGLNDPFITKYTRFVGNALQGDLGTSYFFKRPAVEVILDKLVATLELVFGATLIIILLSIPLGVYSAIHPKSIFTKFVMAMSSVGISIPVFLTAIMLMYVFSIELGWLPSYGRGETANILGWESGFFTIDGIKHLILPCVALASIMLPLFIRLVRSEMLEVLSSEYIKFAKAKGLNLNKIYYQHALKNTMLPVLTVGGVQIGTMVAYTILTETVFQWPGTGFLFLEAINRVDTPLITAYVIFVGLIFVVTNTIVDLLYGIINPTVNLTGKGA encoded by the coding sequence ATGTTTTCGTTTCTGGTCAAGCGCCTGTTTCAGGCACTGATAGTGATGTTTGTGATCAGTTTGGTGGCGTTTGCCATTCAGGATAACCTGGGTGACCCGCTGCGTGAGCTTGTAGGTCAGTCGGTTTCAGAAGCGGAGCGTCAAGCGCTGCGAGACGAACTGGGCCTGAACGATCCCTTTATCACAAAGTACACTCGCTTTGTGGGCAATGCGCTACAAGGTGATTTAGGTACATCTTACTTCTTCAAGCGACCTGCTGTTGAGGTCATTCTCGATAAACTGGTGGCGACGCTAGAGCTCGTGTTTGGTGCGACGCTCATTATCATTCTTCTCTCGATTCCTCTTGGGGTGTACTCCGCGATTCATCCGAAGAGTATTTTTACGAAATTCGTTATGGCGATGAGTAGTGTCGGTATCTCGATTCCGGTTTTCTTAACCGCGATCATGCTGATGTACGTTTTCTCCATTGAACTGGGCTGGCTACCTTCCTACGGGCGGGGGGAAACGGCTAATATTCTTGGGTGGGAATCTGGCTTCTTTACCATTGATGGCATTAAGCACTTGATTCTGCCGTGTGTGGCACTGGCTTCAATCATGTTGCCGCTGTTCATCCGTTTAGTTCGTTCAGAAATGCTGGAAGTGCTGAGCTCGGAATACATCAAGTTCGCCAAAGCAAAAGGCCTGAACTTAAACAAAATTTATTACCAACATGCACTTAAAAATACCATGCTGCCAGTTTTGACTGTGGGTGGCGTGCAGATTGGTACCATGGTGGCTTACACCATTCTTACTGAAACCGTGTTCCAATGGCCGGGTACGGGCTTTCTTTTCCTTGAGGCAATCAACCGTGTAGATACACCGTTGATCACTGCTTACGTTATCTTTGTTGGTCTGATTTTCGTGGTAACCAATACCATTGTTGATTTGCTGTACGGCATCATCAACCCGACAGTGAACCTAACTGGAAAAGGAGCTTAA
- a CDS encoding ABC transporter substrate-binding protein, protein MKTMKSKLAVALMAAGLSFNAMAADIKVGYAADPVSLDPHEQLSGGTLQMSHMVFDPLVRFTQDMDFEPRLAESWERVNDTTVRFKLRQGVKFHSGNDMTADDVVWTFERLQSSPDFKAIFDPYEKIVKVDDYTVDLVTKGPYPLVLQTATYIFPMDSKFYSGKTEDGKDKSELVKHGNSFASTNVSGTGPFIVTSREQGVKVEFERFKDYWDKESKGNVDKLTLVPIKEDATRVAALLSGGVDMIHPVAPNDHKRVKDADGIDLVTLPGTRIITFQLNQNSNEALKDVRVRQAIVHAINNEGIVKKIMKGFATAAGQQSPAGYVGHDDKLVPRYDLKKAKELMKEAGYEDGLTLTMIAPNNRYVNDAKVAQAAAAMLSKIGIKVDLKTMPKAQYWPEFDKCAADMLMIGWHSDTEDSANFNEFLTMTRNEDTGRGQYNCGYYSNPEMDKVVEAANVETDPAKRAEMLKGVEATLYNDAAFVPLHWQSEAWGAKSNVKAADIVNPMVMPYFGDLVVE, encoded by the coding sequence ATGAAAACCATGAAAAGCAAATTAGCAGTGGCGCTAATGGCAGCGGGCCTAAGCTTTAACGCAATGGCAGCAGATATCAAAGTTGGCTACGCAGCTGACCCAGTATCACTAGACCCGCATGAGCAGCTATCAGGCGGTACGCTGCAAATGTCACACATGGTATTTGATCCACTAGTTCGCTTCACACAAGACATGGACTTTGAACCTCGTCTAGCAGAAAGCTGGGAACGTGTGAACGATACAACGGTACGTTTCAAGCTTCGCCAAGGTGTTAAGTTCCATTCTGGTAACGACATGACAGCTGACGACGTGGTATGGACTTTCGAACGTCTACAAAGCTCTCCAGACTTCAAAGCTATCTTCGACCCGTACGAAAAAATCGTAAAGGTTGATGATTACACAGTGGATCTAGTTACTAAAGGTCCTTACCCACTTGTGCTGCAAACGGCGACTTACATCTTCCCAATGGACAGCAAGTTCTACTCTGGTAAGACAGAAGATGGCAAAGACAAGTCTGAACTAGTGAAGCACGGTAACTCATTTGCATCGACTAACGTATCTGGCACGGGGCCATTCATCGTGACTTCACGTGAACAGGGCGTAAAAGTGGAATTCGAACGCTTTAAAGATTACTGGGACAAAGAGTCGAAAGGTAACGTTGATAAGCTAACGCTTGTACCAATCAAAGAAGACGCGACTCGTGTAGCTGCGCTACTTTCTGGCGGCGTTGACATGATTCACCCGGTAGCACCAAACGATCACAAACGTGTGAAAGATGCAGACGGCATCGACCTAGTAACACTACCTGGTACACGTATCATCACGTTCCAACTAAACCAAAACAGCAACGAAGCACTGAAAGATGTTCGCGTTCGCCAAGCGATTGTTCACGCAATCAATAACGAAGGCATCGTGAAGAAGATTATGAAAGGCTTCGCAACGGCCGCTGGTCAACAAAGCCCAGCAGGTTACGTGGGTCACGATGACAAGCTGGTTCCTCGCTACGATCTGAAGAAAGCTAAAGAGCTGATGAAAGAAGCGGGCTACGAAGACGGCCTGACGCTAACGATGATCGCGCCAAACAACCGTTACGTGAACGACGCGAAAGTAGCACAAGCGGCGGCGGCAATGTTGTCTAAGATCGGCATTAAGGTTGATCTGAAGACGATGCCAAAAGCGCAATACTGGCCTGAGTTCGACAAGTGTGCGGCAGACATGTTGATGATCGGTTGGCACTCAGATACGGAAGATTCGGCGAACTTCAACGAGTTCCTAACCATGACGCGTAACGAAGACACTGGTCGTGGTCAGTACAACTGTGGTTACTACTCAAACCCAGAAATGGACAAAGTGGTTGAAGCTGCGAACGTAGAAACGGATCCAGCAAAACGTGCTGAAATGTTGAAAGGCGTAGAAGCAACACTATACAACGACGCAGCATTCGTACCGCTACACTGGCAAAGTGAAGCGTGGGGCGCGAAGTCTAACGTGAAAGCTGCAGACATCGTTAACCCAATGGTAATGCCTTACTTCGGCGACCTAGTGGTTGAATAA
- a CDS encoding ABC transporter ATP-binding protein, translating to MSLLEVKNLRIEYPSRHGVHAAVKSLSFHIDRGEIVGVVGESGAGKSTVGNAVIDLLSPPGRVASGDVYLDGEKISGLTPEAMRKVRGSKIGFIFQDPMTSLNPLFTVEQQLKETIHANMKVSDEEAYQRALSLMQQVGIPQPENRLKQYPHQFSGGMRQRVVIAIALAGEPELIIADEPTTALDVSIQDQILNLIRELCIKNNVGCMLVTHDMGVVSNVTDRVAVMYRGDLVEFGPTAKVLGDPDHPYTRSLISAVPRSDVKLDRFPLVSYIEEASELQELDIKNHWLGQSQDQREYTGPLLDVKNVNLRFVTKDSLFESRREYVQASNNVSFEVHEGETFGLVGESGSGKSTIARVIAGLYEPNSGQVSFEGIELTALKSEKARRPLRRQMQMVFQNPYTSMNPRMKIFEIIAEPIRFHKLTKNEAETRQIVNDLLDHVGLGKMAGVKYPHEFSGGQRQRISIARALATRPRLLICDEPTSALDVSVQAQILNLLKDLQSELNLTMLFISHDLPVIRQMCDRVGVMQMGTLLEVAPTEQLFTAPQHEYSKKLISLMPEFTGLREEIKTA from the coding sequence ATGTCACTATTAGAGGTGAAAAACCTTCGTATAGAATATCCATCCCGTCACGGTGTCCATGCGGCCGTGAAATCGCTTTCTTTTCATATCGATCGTGGCGAAATTGTGGGTGTTGTTGGCGAATCAGGTGCGGGTAAATCCACCGTTGGTAACGCCGTTATTGATTTGCTTAGCCCTCCGGGTCGTGTTGCCAGTGGTGACGTGTACCTTGATGGAGAGAAAATTTCTGGTTTGACGCCAGAAGCGATGCGTAAAGTTCGCGGCTCTAAGATTGGCTTTATCTTCCAAGACCCAATGACCTCGCTTAACCCTCTATTTACGGTTGAGCAGCAATTGAAAGAGACCATCCACGCCAACATGAAGGTGTCGGATGAAGAGGCGTATCAACGTGCGCTTTCTTTAATGCAACAGGTTGGCATTCCGCAACCTGAAAACCGTCTTAAACAGTACCCACACCAATTCTCTGGCGGTATGCGCCAGCGTGTGGTTATTGCTATCGCACTGGCTGGTGAGCCAGAACTGATCATCGCAGATGAGCCAACTACGGCACTCGACGTATCAATCCAAGACCAAATCCTAAACCTTATCCGTGAACTGTGTATTAAGAACAACGTAGGTTGTATGTTGGTGACGCACGACATGGGGGTGGTTTCAAACGTTACTGACCGTGTTGCGGTTATGTACCGCGGTGATTTGGTGGAGTTTGGCCCAACGGCGAAAGTGCTTGGCGATCCAGACCACCCATACACACGCAGCTTGATCTCTGCGGTTCCTCGCTCTGATGTAAAACTCGACCGATTCCCATTGGTGAGCTATATCGAAGAAGCGTCAGAGCTACAAGAGCTGGATATTAAGAACCATTGGCTAGGCCAAAGCCAAGACCAACGTGAATACACTGGTCCTTTATTGGACGTTAAGAACGTTAACTTACGTTTCGTGACCAAAGATTCGTTGTTTGAAAGCCGCCGCGAATACGTGCAGGCATCGAACAATGTCAGTTTTGAAGTGCACGAAGGTGAGACGTTTGGTTTGGTGGGAGAGTCCGGTTCAGGTAAATCGACCATCGCACGTGTGATTGCTGGTTTGTACGAACCAAACTCAGGTCAAGTGAGCTTTGAAGGCATTGAACTTACGGCGCTAAAATCGGAAAAAGCGCGTCGTCCACTGCGTCGTCAGATGCAGATGGTTTTCCAAAATCCATACACGTCAATGAACCCGCGAATGAAGATCTTCGAGATCATCGCGGAGCCAATTCGTTTCCATAAGCTCACTAAGAATGAAGCGGAAACACGTCAGATTGTGAATGACCTGCTTGATCACGTAGGTTTGGGCAAAATGGCGGGCGTGAAATACCCTCATGAATTCTCCGGTGGTCAGCGTCAGCGTATTTCAATTGCGCGCGCACTGGCGACCCGTCCTCGATTACTGATTTGTGACGAACCGACATCAGCGTTGGATGTATCGGTACAGGCACAAATTCTGAACTTGCTGAAAGATCTGCAAAGTGAACTGAACCTAACGATGCTGTTTATCAGTCACGACTTACCTGTTATTCGTCAGATGTGTGACCGAGTGGGTGTGATGCAGATGGGTACGCTACTGGAAGTGGCGCCGACTGAGCAACTGTTTACCGCTCCTCAGCATGAATACAGTAAGAAACTGATTTCTTTGATGCCCGAATTCACGGGTTTGAGAGAAGAAATCAAAACGGCATAA
- a CDS encoding HAD family hydrolase, with product MLKAIFFDMDETLCGTSQADKVAGQEFADWITQTYPQVADSTAFVQRYLQGVYKKLNDEFPQLIALLPNENAFRCGLIQTILAEQGIEIDAEQAQQAQSFFDSARMGAFTFFPGVKEMLTELRQHYKLVVITNGPIFSQHPKLKATQMSEWVDHIIVGGEEPEEKPAASIFHKALNLVDAKPEEVIHIGDSLPADIAGANNMGIPSVWVNEAGTANPTDIKPNYEVKETIELNEILKTLAQ from the coding sequence GTGCTTAAAGCGATATTTTTTGATATGGACGAGACTTTATGTGGCACATCTCAAGCCGATAAAGTGGCAGGGCAAGAGTTTGCCGATTGGATTACTCAAACTTACCCTCAGGTCGCTGACTCCACAGCCTTCGTACAGCGCTACTTGCAAGGCGTATATAAGAAGTTAAACGACGAATTCCCTCAACTTATTGCTCTTCTACCTAATGAAAATGCGTTCCGCTGCGGTTTAATCCAAACCATCTTGGCAGAACAAGGTATCGAGATCGATGCAGAACAAGCCCAGCAGGCACAAAGCTTCTTCGATTCAGCTCGCATGGGTGCTTTTACGTTCTTCCCTGGCGTGAAGGAAATGCTGACTGAGCTACGTCAACACTACAAGTTGGTGGTAATCACTAACGGCCCTATCTTCTCGCAACATCCAAAGCTCAAAGCGACACAAATGAGTGAATGGGTGGATCACATCATCGTAGGTGGCGAAGAGCCTGAAGAGAAGCCTGCTGCAAGTATCTTCCACAAAGCACTCAACCTTGTTGACGCAAAACCAGAAGAAGTGATTCATATTGGTGACTCTCTACCAGCCGATATTGCGGGTGCCAACAACATGGGCATTCCGAGTGTGTGGGTTAACGAGGCAGGCACAGCAAACCCAACCGATATCAAGCCAAACTATGAAGTGAAAGAGACCATTGAGCTGAATGAAATTCTAAAAACGCTCGCTCAATAA
- a CDS encoding c-type cytochrome encodes MDMSRRMISVLFAALTFSTATLASDISQTEYDAIAERIKPVGDVYLAGAEPVKAEPTGPRDGAAVYGTFCIACHASGVSGAPKTGDAADWAPRIAQGKDVLTNHAIQGFNAMPAKGTCMDCSDDEIIAAIDHMIEGL; translated from the coding sequence ATGGATATGTCTCGACGAATGATTAGCGTTTTGTTCGCTGCCTTAACTTTTTCTACGGCAACTTTAGCTTCTGACATCAGCCAAACTGAATACGATGCGATCGCAGAACGCATCAAACCTGTCGGTGATGTTTATCTAGCAGGTGCAGAACCAGTAAAAGCAGAACCAACTGGTCCACGTGATGGCGCCGCGGTTTACGGTACTTTCTGTATTGCTTGTCACGCATCTGGCGTAAGTGGCGCACCAAAAACAGGTGATGCTGCGGATTGGGCACCACGTATTGCACAAGGCAAAGACGTGCTAACCAACCATGCGATCCAAGGCTTCAATGCAATGCCAGCAAAAGGTACGTGTATGGACTGTTCTGATGACGAAATCATCGCAGCCATCGACCACATGATTGAAGGTCTGTAA
- the rep gene encoding DNA helicase Rep translates to MKLNPRQDEAVKYVSGPCLVLAGAGSGKTRVITNKIAYLVQQCGYKARNIAAVTFTNKAAREMKERVGQTLGKSESKGLMVSTFHTLGLTIIKREYKHLGLKAGFSLFDDQDQLALLKELTEKQLDGDKDLLRQLLSSISNWKNDMLTPEQAKALAQGEQQQLFAFCFEMYQKQMKAYNALDFDDLISLPVQLLRNNEEVRQRWQNRIRYLLVDEYQDTNTSQYDLVKLIVGERGRLTVVGDDDQSIYSWRGAKPQNLVLLGEDYPSLRLIKLEQNYRSTSRILRAANILIANNPHVYEKSLFSEIPDGEKLKVLLAKNEEHEAERVTGELIAHKFLNRTEYKDYAILYRGNHQSRLIEKSLMQNRVPYKLSGGTSFFARAEIKDIMAYLRVLVNPDDDNAFLRIVNTPRREIGPVTLEKLGSYANMRGKSLFEASFEMGLEQHLTGRGLENLRRFTQWLVAIADQAERGDTVEAVRSLVRDIHYEDWLYETSASPKAAEMRMKNVSDLYSWIVADLEGDNYDQEEKTIKEVVQRLTLRDMMERGEDDEDSDAVQLMTLHASKGLEFPYVYLIGSEEGILPHQTSIDEDNVEEERRLMYVGITRAQRELTFTMCKERRQFGELIKPTQSRFLDELPFDDVEWEVNKKPVSAEERMAKGQAHIANIRAMFKK, encoded by the coding sequence ATGAAGCTGAACCCTAGACAAGACGAAGCCGTTAAGTACGTATCAGGCCCATGCTTGGTATTAGCGGGTGCTGGTTCGGGTAAAACTCGTGTAATTACCAATAAAATTGCTTATTTGGTTCAGCAGTGTGGCTACAAGGCACGCAATATTGCTGCGGTGACTTTTACCAACAAAGCGGCGCGTGAGATGAAAGAGCGCGTCGGTCAAACGTTAGGTAAATCAGAATCAAAAGGTTTGATGGTTTCGACCTTCCACACCTTAGGTTTGACCATCATCAAGCGTGAGTATAAGCATCTTGGCTTGAAAGCAGGCTTCTCCCTCTTTGATGATCAAGACCAACTTGCACTACTGAAAGAGCTGACAGAAAAGCAGCTAGATGGCGATAAAGATTTATTACGTCAACTATTAAGCAGTATCTCAAACTGGAAGAACGATATGCTGACACCAGAACAGGCAAAAGCGCTGGCTCAAGGTGAGCAGCAGCAATTGTTCGCGTTCTGTTTTGAGATGTACCAAAAGCAGATGAAGGCATACAACGCGCTCGACTTCGACGATCTGATTTCTTTGCCAGTGCAACTTCTGCGCAATAACGAAGAAGTGCGTCAGCGTTGGCAAAATCGCATTCGCTACTTGTTGGTGGATGAATATCAAGATACCAACACCAGCCAATACGACTTAGTGAAGTTGATTGTCGGTGAGCGTGGTCGTTTGACCGTGGTAGGCGACGATGACCAGTCTATATACTCATGGCGTGGTGCTAAACCACAAAACTTAGTGTTGCTTGGTGAAGACTACCCAAGTTTACGCTTGATTAAGCTGGAACAGAACTACCGTTCAACCAGCCGTATTCTGCGCGCAGCAAACATTCTGATTGCTAACAACCCCCACGTGTATGAGAAGTCACTGTTCTCGGAAATTCCAGACGGTGAAAAGCTCAAAGTGTTGTTGGCGAAGAATGAAGAGCACGAAGCGGAACGTGTTACTGGTGAGTTGATTGCGCATAAGTTCCTCAACCGCACTGAATATAAAGATTACGCAATTTTATACCGCGGTAACCATCAGTCGCGCCTGATTGAAAAGTCCTTGATGCAAAACCGTGTGCCATACAAGTTGTCTGGCGGTACATCTTTCTTCGCTCGTGCTGAAATTAAAGACATCATGGCTTACCTGCGCGTGTTGGTTAACCCAGATGATGACAATGCGTTCCTACGTATTGTGAATACGCCGCGTCGCGAGATCGGGCCGGTCACACTAGAGAAGCTAGGTAGCTATGCCAACATGCGTGGCAAAAGCTTATTTGAAGCCAGCTTTGAAATGGGGCTTGAGCAGCACCTTACTGGTCGTGGTTTAGAGAACCTACGCCGCTTTACTCAATGGTTGGTTGCGATTGCCGATCAAGCCGAGCGTGGTGATACGGTTGAGGCCGTGCGCTCGCTTGTGCGTGATATCCATTACGAAGACTGGTTATATGAAACGTCAGCAAGTCCCAAAGCAGCAGAAATGCGCATGAAGAACGTTTCTGACCTTTACTCTTGGATTGTGGCTGACCTAGAAGGTGACAACTACGATCAAGAAGAGAAGACCATCAAAGAAGTCGTTCAACGTTTAACATTGCGAGACATGATGGAACGCGGAGAAGATGATGAAGACAGTGATGCCGTTCAATTGATGACGCTTCATGCATCGAAAGGTCTCGAGTTTCCTTATGTATATTTGATTGGTTCGGAAGAGGGAATTTTACCGCACCAAACCAGTATTGATGAAGATAACGTCGAAGAAGAGCGTCGATTGATGTACGTGGGAATTACGCGTGCTCAAAGAGAATTAACCTTTACGATGTGTAAAGAGCGTCGCCAGTTTGGTGAATTGATCAAACCGACACAAAGTCGTTTTTTAGATGAACTGCCATTTGATGACGTTGAATGGGAAGTAAACAAAAAACCAGTATCGGCAGAAGAGCGCATGGCAAAAGGCCAAGCTCACATCGCTAATATTCGAGCGATGTTTAAGAAGTAG
- a CDS encoding TetR/AcrR family transcriptional regulator yields MSNNTAGDKYGQIIAAAERLIAESGFHGLSMQKLATEAGVAAGTIYRYFSDKEHLLEEVRLTVTKRIADAVQADVHDDMPLKERYRTMWLNIWHLAGSNLDTLSNRVQYESLPCANRKGTRELERQMFAQVDRLFNQGKAEGVFKPLDNEILSGLSFEASVALARKHALGFYQLDDDALEAAVEASWDAIIKH; encoded by the coding sequence ATGTCCAATAACACTGCTGGAGATAAATACGGACAAATCATAGCAGCCGCCGAGCGCTTAATCGCTGAGTCAGGTTTTCATGGCCTTTCCATGCAAAAACTGGCTACAGAGGCAGGTGTCGCAGCTGGCACGATTTACCGATATTTCTCAGATAAAGAACATCTTTTGGAAGAGGTTCGCCTTACTGTAACTAAACGTATTGCGGACGCCGTTCAAGCGGATGTTCATGACGATATGCCCCTGAAAGAGCGTTACCGCACCATGTGGCTCAATATTTGGCACCTTGCTGGATCAAATTTAGACACCTTAAGTAATCGTGTCCAATATGAATCACTGCCCTGTGCAAATCGTAAAGGGACAAGGGAACTTGAAAGGCAAATGTTTGCCCAAGTAGATCGTCTTTTTAATCAAGGCAAAGCGGAAGGGGTATTCAAACCCCTCGATAACGAAATTCTGTCAGGGTTAAGTTTCGAAGCTAGTGTTGCGCTTGCGAGAAAACATGCTTTGGGATTTTATCAACTGGACGACGATGCGCTGGAAGCAGCCGTTGAAGCCAGTTGGGATGCAATTATTAAACACTAA
- the vmeC gene encoding multidrug efflux RND transporter periplasmic adaptor subunit VmeC yields the protein MKKWTFFMLLIAVLLFGSVIGFNLFKQQKIAEYMANRPEPEFPVTVTKVEAVDWVPVIEAIGFIEPNQGVTVANETSGVIDKISFDSGTQVEEGQPLVLLDSDVEKANLKSSQAKLPAAQAKYKRYQGLFKKGSISKEAYDEAEANYFSLKADIESLKATIDRREIKAPFAGVVGIRNVYLGQYLQAGTDIVRLEDTTVMRLRFTVPQTDISRIKLDQEVDIFVDAYPDKPFKGSISAIEPAVNVQSGLIQVQADIPNSDGKLRSGMFARANIILPKLEKQVTLPQTAITFTLYGDNVYIVTEEDGEKRVQQHVVKVGERTKDIAHILDGVKPGDVVVTSGQIRLSNHAKVTIVEDSALTPPAETPML from the coding sequence ATGAAAAAGTGGACTTTCTTTATGTTGCTTATCGCGGTTCTTCTGTTTGGAAGCGTGATAGGTTTCAACTTATTCAAGCAACAGAAAATTGCTGAATACATGGCGAATCGTCCGGAGCCAGAGTTCCCAGTTACCGTTACGAAAGTAGAAGCGGTAGATTGGGTTCCTGTCATCGAAGCGATTGGCTTTATCGAACCTAACCAAGGTGTCACGGTTGCAAACGAAACCAGCGGTGTGATTGATAAGATTTCTTTCGACTCTGGTACTCAAGTTGAAGAAGGCCAGCCTTTGGTTCTTCTAGACTCTGACGTTGAGAAAGCAAACCTAAAAAGCTCTCAAGCAAAACTGCCAGCAGCTCAAGCTAAGTACAAACGCTACCAAGGTCTTTTCAAGAAAGGCTCTATCTCTAAAGAAGCGTATGACGAAGCAGAAGCAAACTACTTCTCACTTAAAGCGGACATTGAAAGCCTAAAAGCAACCATCGACCGCCGTGAAATCAAAGCACCTTTTGCTGGTGTGGTTGGTATTCGTAACGTATATCTTGGTCAATACCTACAAGCAGGTACTGACATCGTACGCCTTGAAGATACAACAGTAATGCGTCTGCGCTTCACTGTGCCTCAAACTGATATATCTCGCATCAAACTAGACCAAGAAGTAGACATTTTTGTAGATGCTTACCCTGATAAGCCATTCAAAGGTTCTATCTCAGCAATTGAACCAGCGGTTAACGTTCAAAGTGGTTTGATTCAAGTTCAGGCAGACATTCCAAACAGCGACGGTAAACTTCGCAGTGGCATGTTCGCACGTGCAAACATCATTCTGCCTAAACTAGAGAAGCAAGTGACTCTGCCGCAAACTGCTATCACCTTTACCCTATACGGCGACAACGTGTACATCGTTACTGAAGAAGACGGTGAAAAACGCGTTCAGCAACACGTTGTAAAAGTGGGTGAGCGCACTAAAGACATCGCGCATATTCTAGATGGCGTGAAACCAGGTGACGTCGTGGTAACGTCGGGTCAAATCCGTCTAAGTAACCACGCGAAAGTGACCATCGTTGAAGATTCGGCACTAACACCACCTGCTGAAACACCAATGCTTTAA